One genomic region from Spirochaetaceae bacterium encodes:
- the lexA gene encoding transcriptional repressor LexA: MTGASRYRSQERKRHIFLFVRDRILSGAPPTTREVQAHFGFRAVQSARDYLEALVRDGLLDKEPGKARGYRLPAGSTPYPAVLVPLLGRVQAGALTTASEDPDGYVPVQSAKPRDELFALRVRGESMRDAAILPGDVVIVHRQESALSGEIVVALVEDEATVKRLKLRAGRIELHPANPAFDPIVPDPERVRILGKVIEVRRYLEGSIPVLDQ, from the coding sequence ATGACCGGTGCTTCACGATACCGCTCCCAGGAGCGGAAACGTCACATCTTTCTGTTCGTACGCGACCGCATCCTGTCCGGGGCGCCTCCAACCACCCGAGAGGTGCAGGCCCATTTCGGCTTCCGCGCGGTCCAGTCGGCGCGCGACTACCTGGAGGCCCTGGTGCGGGACGGGCTGTTGGACAAGGAGCCGGGCAAGGCGCGCGGCTACCGCCTGCCGGCCGGGAGCACGCCGTATCCCGCGGTGCTGGTGCCGCTCCTCGGAAGGGTGCAGGCGGGGGCCCTCACCACTGCCAGCGAAGACCCCGACGGCTACGTACCGGTGCAGTCGGCCAAGCCGCGCGACGAGTTATTCGCCCTGCGCGTGCGCGGCGAAAGCATGCGTGATGCCGCCATTCTGCCCGGCGACGTGGTGATCGTACATCGCCAGGAGAGTGCTCTTTCGGGCGAGATCGTGGTGGCCCTGGTGGAGGATGAGGCCACGGTAAAGCGGCTCAAGCTGCGCGCCGGACGCATCGAGCTGCATCCCGCCAACCCGGCGTTCGATCCGATCGTGCCCGACCCCGAGCGGGTACGAATCCTCGGCAAGGTGATCGAGGTGCGCCGCTACCTGGAAGGCAGCATCCCGGTGCTGGACCAGTGA